AACCAATGGCTTCGGTTGTACCGATGAGTCCGTGCCCATCCCGATAACTGTAAACCCCTTGCCGATTAATACGGTTTCCGCAGATGGTCCACTTGTATTCTGTGCCGGTGAATCTGTTAATCTCACGGCAGATGCTACAGGTAGCTATACCTATTTGTGGTCTACCGGCGAAACGTCCCAATTCATTAACCCAAATTATGCAATAGATCAGCCTGATTTGCTGAAAAGGCTTTGTGGTATTACCTTTCCGGAAACAGTGTAATGTACGAAAAAGATGCACGAGTTAGCGCATGAATTCACCAGCAGAAAGGTAAGTCCCTGGGGCGGGATCAAATACTTTCACCAGACGTATCTCAAGAGCGGAATGCGGGAGGATCTTCTCTCTGCCGGATTGCCCGAAGGGGGTTCCAATGCGGCTTACAGCGCCATTGATCTGGCGGAAGGTTTTATGGTGAGTGTGGTGCTGGGTGCCCGCCGGTTTGTACACAGCGGCATGCTTCGCACCGATGAGGTGATCCGGGAGATATTCGGCTGGCGCCGTGGCATGGCCTCTCAGAGTACCTTCAGCCGTTTCTTCGGGAAGTTTGATCTGGACAGCAACGATCGCATATTCACCGAAGTGATGCGGAAGTGGTGGG
This region of Flavobacteriales bacterium genomic DNA includes:
- a CDS encoding transposase, which translates into the protein MHELAHEFTSRKVSPWGGIKYFHQTYLKSGMREDLLSAGLPEGGSNAAYSAIDLAEGFMVSVVLGARRFVHSGMLRTDEVIREIFGWRRGMASQSTFSRFFGKFDLDSNDRIFTEVMRKWWEKMAIEKMTIDIDSTVITRFGNQEGAKKGYNPQKHGRQSHH